The region AACCGTTTTTCTGCACATTCCATTTACTGATCCAGTCGGGGAGAACCGTCCATGCTTCGCTTAGAACACGTGAGTAAGATTTATCCGACTGGAGAAGTCCTGAAAGATATTAACTGGGAAGTCAAACCGGGCGATCGCATCGGGTTGGTGGGGGTTAACGGCGCGGGCAAGTCTACTCAGTTGCGGATCATTGCCGGAGAAGAAGAGCCAAGTTCTGGCGAGGTGATTCGACCTCAAAGTTTGAATATTGCCTATCTCACTCAAGAGTTTGATGTTGATCCCCGACGCACCGTGCGGGAAGAATTCTGGACGGTATTCGTAGAAGCCAACAAAGTCCAGGATGCCCTGCACCACATTCAGCACCAAATGCAAACAGCGTCCCCAGAGGAACTGGACGATCTGATTCACCAACTCGATCGCCAGCAGCGCCAGTTTGAAGCGTTGGACGGCTACGGCTTGGAATCCCGCATTGAAAAGATGCTGCCGGAGATGGGCTTTAACGCCGATGATGGCGATCGCCTCGTCAGCTCCTATAGCGGGGGCTGGCAAATGCGAATGAGTTTGGGCAAAATTCTGCTACAAGAGCCGGATATCCTGCTGCTGGACGAGCCAACTAACCACTTGGATCTAGAA is a window of Synechococcales cyanobacterium T60_A2020_003 DNA encoding:
- a CDS encoding ABC-F family ATP-binding cassette domain-containing protein, translated to MLRLEHVSKIYPTGEVLKDINWEVKPGDRIGLVGVNGAGKSTQLRIIAGEEEPSSGEVIRPQSLNIAYLTQEFDVDPRRTVREEFWTVFVEANKVQDALHHIQHQMQTASPEELDDLIHQLDRQQRQFEALDGYGLESRIEKMLPEMGFNADDGDRLVSSYSGGWQMRMSLGKILLQEPDILLLDEPTNHLDLETIEWLERYLKGLLTPMVIVSHDREFLDRLCTQIVETERGVSTTYLGNYSSYLEQKAEAKQAQQAAFESQQKELEKQQAFVDRFRASATRSTQAKSREKQLEKIERIEAPISDVRTLRFEFPPAPRSGREVVIVKDLVHIYG